The proteins below come from a single Chitinophaga pinensis DSM 2588 genomic window:
- the alaS gene encoding alanine--tRNA ligase, producing the protein MTAPEIRQQFLDFFASKGHHIMPSAPIVVKNDPTLLFTNAGMNQFKDYFLGNRAPAWKRVADTQKCLRVSGKHNDLEEVGIDTYHHTMFEMLGNWSFGDYFKKEAIDWSWELLTEVYKLPKDRLYVTVFEGDAKENLEKDQEAFEFWKKHVPEDRILMGNKKDNFWEMGDTGPCGPCSEIHVDCRPDSERALVDGKTLVNADDPQVIEIWNNVFMQFNRLKDRSLESLPAKHVDTGMGFERLVRVIQGKTSNYDTDVFSGTIGHTEKLTGLKYGCTDSKPDVAFRVIADHIRAISFAIADGQLPSNTGAGYVIRRILRRAVRYYFSFLNWKKPLLQDLVPVLAQQFANVFPELLQQVDFVQKVVFEEENNFLRTLDSGIRRIEDFMGAAKEKSVDGKTAFELYDTYGFPYDLTSLIASENGFSADKEGFDAAMKEQKDRSRAATELDMGDWTVLNENAESVFVGYELSETETSVAKYRKIKAKGKEQYQLVLSQTPFYAESGGQVGDTGILTFGAETIQVTDTKKENNLIVHFVDKLPANITTTAKAVINKNNRLSTTMNHSATHLLHAALRQVLGTHVAQKGSLVNPEYLRFDFSHFAKVSDEELAQIEEIVNEKIRANIPVVIKELPKEEALKLGAMALFGEKYGDVVRVVVMDPGYSVELCGGTHVGSTGELGIFKFTSEGAVAAGVRRIEAVTGRNALAFVNAQLQQLKDIKTALKNPKDIVAVVDNLINDKAALEKRVEALELEKVRQLSAGLQAEVENVHGINFLGKIVDVNNAEALKQLCFTLKTQIDNHVFILAANIGGKANVALMISDNLVAEKGLEAPKIIKEKIAPIIKGGGGGQKSFATAGGQEAGQLDQVITQVKAML; encoded by the coding sequence ATGACAGCTCCCGAGATTCGTCAGCAATTCCTGGACTTTTTTGCGTCCAAAGGCCACCATATCATGCCTTCTGCTCCTATTGTAGTAAAAAACGACCCTACCCTGTTGTTTACCAACGCGGGTATGAACCAGTTTAAGGACTACTTTCTGGGCAATAGGGCGCCGGCCTGGAAAAGGGTGGCGGATACCCAGAAATGTCTGCGCGTAAGCGGTAAACACAATGACCTGGAGGAAGTAGGTATCGACACCTACCACCATACCATGTTCGAAATGTTAGGTAACTGGAGCTTCGGTGATTACTTCAAAAAAGAAGCGATCGACTGGAGCTGGGAACTACTTACAGAAGTATATAAGCTACCTAAAGACCGTCTTTATGTGACTGTTTTTGAAGGAGATGCGAAGGAAAACCTGGAAAAAGACCAGGAAGCATTCGAATTCTGGAAAAAACATGTTCCGGAAGACCGCATCCTCATGGGCAACAAAAAGGATAACTTCTGGGAAATGGGTGATACCGGTCCTTGTGGCCCTTGCTCTGAAATTCACGTAGACTGCCGTCCTGACAGCGAAAGAGCGCTGGTAGACGGTAAAACCCTCGTAAATGCAGACGATCCGCAGGTAATCGAAATCTGGAACAACGTATTCATGCAGTTCAACCGCCTGAAAGACCGTAGCCTGGAATCACTCCCCGCTAAACACGTGGATACCGGTATGGGCTTCGAGCGTCTGGTAAGGGTGATCCAGGGTAAAACCTCCAACTACGATACAGATGTATTCTCCGGCACAATCGGACACACGGAAAAACTGACCGGACTTAAATATGGCTGTACTGACAGCAAACCCGATGTGGCTTTCCGCGTAATTGCCGACCATATCCGTGCGATCTCCTTCGCTATTGCCGACGGCCAGCTGCCATCTAACACAGGCGCGGGTTATGTCATCCGTCGTATCCTGCGTCGTGCAGTAAGGTATTATTTCTCCTTCCTGAATTGGAAGAAACCACTGCTGCAAGACCTGGTACCGGTACTGGCACAACAGTTTGCCAACGTATTTCCGGAACTGCTGCAACAGGTTGATTTCGTACAGAAAGTGGTATTCGAAGAAGAAAACAACTTCCTCCGTACCCTGGATAGCGGTATCCGCAGAATTGAAGATTTTATGGGCGCTGCGAAAGAGAAATCTGTGGACGGCAAAACTGCCTTCGAATTATATGACACCTACGGTTTCCCATACGATCTGACCAGCCTTATCGCATCAGAAAATGGTTTCAGCGCGGATAAAGAGGGTTTTGACGCTGCCATGAAAGAACAGAAAGACCGATCCCGTGCAGCAACTGAACTGGATATGGGCGACTGGACCGTACTGAACGAAAATGCAGAATCAGTATTTGTAGGATACGAGCTGTCTGAAACGGAAACTTCCGTAGCGAAATACCGTAAGATCAAGGCAAAAGGTAAGGAACAGTACCAGCTGGTATTGTCACAGACGCCTTTCTACGCGGAAAGCGGTGGACAGGTAGGAGATACCGGTATCCTGACCTTTGGTGCGGAAACTATTCAGGTAACCGATACCAAAAAGGAAAATAACCTGATCGTTCATTTTGTCGATAAACTGCCGGCTAATATCACAACTACTGCTAAAGCAGTGATCAATAAAAACAACAGGCTCAGTACTACCATGAACCACTCTGCTACACACCTCCTGCACGCAGCACTGCGTCAGGTATTGGGTACACACGTAGCACAGAAAGGTTCCCTGGTGAATCCTGAATACCTGCGTTTTGACTTCTCTCACTTTGCGAAAGTAAGCGACGAGGAACTGGCACAGATTGAAGAGATCGTGAATGAAAAGATCCGCGCTAACATCCCTGTAGTGATCAAAGAACTGCCAAAGGAAGAAGCCCTGAAACTGGGTGCAATGGCACTCTTTGGTGAGAAATATGGCGATGTGGTACGTGTGGTGGTAATGGATCCTGGTTATTCTGTCGAGCTGTGTGGTGGTACACACGTTGGTTCTACCGGCGAACTTGGTATCTTTAAATTCACCTCAGAGGGTGCAGTAGCAGCAGGCGTTCGTCGTATTGAAGCCGTTACCGGCCGCAATGCACTGGCATTTGTTAATGCACAACTGCAACAACTGAAAGACATCAAAACAGCACTAAAGAATCCAAAAGATATCGTAGCTGTTGTAGATAACCTGATCAACGATAAAGCTGCCCTGGAAAAACGTGTGGAAGCGCTGGAACTGGAGAAAGTTCGTCAGCTGTCCGCCGGTCTGCAGGCAGAAGTTGAAAACGTACACGGTATCAACTTCCTGGGTAAGATCGTGGATGTAAACAATGCAGAAGCGCTGAAGCAACTGTGCTTCACGCTGAAAACACAGATCGATAACCACGTATTCATACTGGCTGCAAATATCGGCGGTAAAGCGAATGTCGCACTGATGATCTCTGATAACCTGGTTGCGGAAAAAGGACTGGAAGCACCGAAGATCATTAAGGAAAAGATCGCACCTATCATCAAAGGTGGCGGCGGCGGACAGAAGTCTTTCGCAACTGCCGGCGGACAGGAAGCTGGTCAGCTGGATCAGGTGATCACACAGGTGAAAGCAATGCTGTAA
- a CDS encoding PDZ domain-containing protein — protein MSKLLQTLTLASITCFAFSSATIAQDKSSDKLGEYDEIVIKRNTNKDGKVTIEIKDGNVLVDGDKMDAYKDGDISVYRRRIRPVDGNTFNFAMPPGGGGIQLFNEDDEAGDDAMAIKPGKAVLGVFTEKKEAVGVTVKEVAKGTPAEKAGLLAGDIITKVDADKVDEPKDLFEKIGAHDPGDKVTITYLRDKKENTATVTLDERKGEGTLELFPRNDRNFRRIPRGSFNFGDGGPGQGFPGPGFNRDFRNFHENNEVKLGLSVQDTEDGKGAVVLSVAPGSAAEKAGFKANDIVTDIAGSEISSTRDVANAYRANKEKGSFSAKVKRNGQSKTLEVKVPKKLNKVDL, from the coding sequence ATGAGCAAGCTATTGCAGACCCTTACACTGGCAAGCATTACCTGCTTTGCTTTCAGCTCTGCTACTATCGCGCAGGATAAAAGCAGCGATAAACTGGGAGAGTATGACGAGATCGTTATTAAACGAAACACCAATAAGGATGGGAAAGTGACCATCGAAATAAAGGATGGTAATGTTTTAGTTGACGGTGATAAAATGGACGCTTATAAAGACGGTGACATTTCTGTATACAGACGTCGCATCCGTCCTGTAGATGGCAATACTTTCAATTTTGCCATGCCTCCGGGTGGAGGCGGCATTCAGCTGTTTAATGAAGATGACGAGGCTGGCGATGACGCAATGGCTATCAAACCGGGCAAAGCCGTACTGGGCGTATTTACCGAAAAGAAAGAAGCGGTTGGTGTAACTGTAAAAGAAGTGGCAAAAGGTACACCTGCGGAGAAAGCCGGTTTACTGGCTGGCGATATAATCACTAAAGTAGACGCTGATAAAGTCGACGAACCAAAAGACCTGTTTGAGAAGATCGGCGCCCATGATCCTGGTGATAAAGTAACTATCACTTACTTACGTGATAAAAAAGAAAATACAGCGACCGTTACCCTGGATGAAAGAAAAGGCGAAGGTACCCTGGAGCTTTTCCCTCGCAATGACAGAAACTTCCGTCGTATACCCCGTGGCAGCTTTAACTTCGGAGATGGCGGGCCTGGGCAGGGTTTTCCTGGTCCGGGTTTCAACCGTGATTTCCGTAATTTCCATGAAAACAATGAAGTAAAACTGGGTCTTTCCGTACAGGATACGGAAGATGGTAAAGGTGCAGTAGTGTTAAGCGTAGCTCCTGGTTCCGCTGCTGAAAAAGCCGGTTTCAAAGCCAATGATATCGTTACTGATATTGCAGGCAGTGAAATCAGCTCCACACGTGATGTGGCAAATGCTTACCGGGCCAACAAAGAGAAAGGATCTTTCTCTGCGAAAGTGAAGAGAAACGGGCAATCAAAAACACTGGAAGTAAAAGTGCCGAAGAAATTAAATAAAGTGGATCTGTAG
- a CDS encoding aldehyde dehydrogenase: MNTQEIYNVQQAFFESGKTLSYKFRRQQLRLLKSAVKRREKEILAALQADLHKHPVEAYSSEIGTLYVEIRHMLSHLREWMRPEKVSSPFSMYPSKSRIHRVPLGLVFIIAPWNYPFQLVMAPLVGAIAGGNCAIVKPSELTPHTSAVIAALIKETFDPAYITTLEGDGGTVIPDMMRHRFDHVFFTGGPSIGRKIMEMATPHLTPVTLELGGKSPCIVDEKTNIRVAAKRIVWGKFWNAGQTCIAPDYILVHIKVKDELIAAMKKAIVRFFGEQPADSPDYARIINEKRFKILQTYMTQGAVVHGGKADEGKLFMAPTLLDNVSWDSPVMQEEIFGPVLPVITYTTLEEAMRLIRQQPYPLSLYLFTRSKATEKLITEQLRFGGACINNTLGHFTNPELPFGGVGNSGMGQYHGKYSFDTFTHPKSIMKTGTWIDIAMKYPPFRNKLWLVKRLLK, translated from the coding sequence ATGAATACCCAGGAGATCTATAACGTACAACAGGCTTTTTTTGAATCGGGTAAAACCCTGTCATATAAATTTCGCAGGCAGCAGCTTCGGTTGCTGAAATCGGCTGTTAAAAGGCGGGAAAAGGAGATTCTGGCCGCTTTGCAGGCTGATCTGCATAAACACCCGGTAGAGGCATATAGCAGCGAAATAGGTACCCTGTATGTCGAAATCCGGCATATGCTCAGTCATCTGAGAGAATGGATGCGGCCGGAAAAAGTCAGCAGCCCGTTTTCGATGTATCCCAGTAAAAGCCGGATTCACCGGGTACCACTGGGTCTCGTTTTTATTATCGCTCCCTGGAATTATCCTTTTCAGCTGGTTATGGCTCCGCTGGTGGGTGCTATTGCAGGTGGCAACTGCGCGATTGTTAAACCATCTGAACTCACACCACACACGTCCGCCGTCATCGCGGCATTAATAAAGGAAACTTTTGATCCCGCTTATATTACTACCCTGGAAGGAGATGGCGGTACCGTTATTCCGGATATGATGCGGCATCGTTTTGATCATGTATTCTTTACCGGCGGACCATCTATTGGGCGTAAAATAATGGAAATGGCCACTCCGCACCTGACACCTGTTACGCTGGAATTGGGCGGTAAATCGCCCTGTATAGTGGATGAAAAGACTAATATCCGGGTGGCGGCTAAGCGGATTGTATGGGGGAAGTTCTGGAACGCAGGGCAAACCTGTATTGCGCCGGATTATATACTCGTGCATATAAAGGTGAAAGATGAACTGATCGCCGCTATGAAAAAAGCGATTGTACGGTTCTTCGGAGAGCAGCCGGCTGACAGCCCTGATTACGCACGGATCATTAATGAAAAGCGTTTTAAAATATTACAAACATATATGACACAGGGAGCTGTTGTTCATGGAGGGAAGGCAGATGAAGGTAAGCTGTTTATGGCTCCTACCCTATTGGATAATGTATCCTGGGATAGTCCGGTGATGCAGGAGGAAATATTCGGTCCTGTTCTGCCGGTAATTACTTATACAACTCTTGAGGAAGCGATGCGGTTAATCAGACAGCAGCCATATCCATTGTCGCTGTATCTGTTTACCCGCAGTAAAGCAACCGAAAAACTGATCACAGAACAGTTACGTTTCGGAGGCGCCTGTATTAACAATACACTGGGGCATTTTACCAATCCGGAACTGCCATTCGGCGGGGTGGGTAATAGTGGTATGGGACAGTATCACGGGAAGTACAGCTTCGATACTTTTACCCATCCTAAGAGTATCATGAAAACCGGTACCTGGATTGATATCGCTATGAAATATCCACCTTTCAGAAATAAACTCTGGCTGGTAAAAAGACTGCTGAAATAA